The following are encoded in a window of Rosa chinensis cultivar Old Blush chromosome 4, RchiOBHm-V2, whole genome shotgun sequence genomic DNA:
- the LOC112197112 gene encoding uncharacterized protein LOC112197112: MNNLWDQIRRSHNLGYYLADGIYPRWATFLKTVRNPTRPKEIEFAKAQEGYRKDVERCFGILQSRFGIIRGAARRWHKEDLRYIMLTCIILHNMIVENQRPEDSDDELESDDEEDNNMRPRIAEVWEGPTGRDFDPVGRDAHHMNGFMDRYQQIRSEHCHSNLQEDLIQHFWEFQGNMRI, encoded by the exons ATGAACAATTTGTGGGATCAAATTCGACGGTCTCa CAATCTAGGGTACTATCTCGCCGACGGTATTTATCCTCGATGGGCGACTTTCTTGAAAACTGTTCGAAATCCTACACGCCCCAAGGAAATCGAGTTTGCAAAGGCTCAAGAGGGGTATAGGAAGGATGTAGAAAGATGTTTTGGTATATTACAGTCACGGTTTGGTATTATTCGAGGAGCTGCTCGTCGGTGGCATAAAGAGGACCTTCGATACATTATGTTGAcgtgtattatattacacaacatgattgtCGAAAATCAACGACCTGAAGATAGCGATGATGAGTTGGAGTCCGATGATGAGGAGGATAATAATATGAGGCCCAGGATTGCTGAGGTATGGGAGGGACCAACCGGTAGAGACTTTgatcctgttggtagagatgCTCATCATATGAACGGATTCATGGACCGCTACCAACAAATTAGATCTGAGCACTGTCACTCCAACCTTCAGGAAGACCTCATTCAACACTTTTGGGAATTTCAAGGCAATATGCGTATCTAG
- the LOC112197053 gene encoding pentatricopeptide repeat-containing protein At4g31070, mitochondrial: protein MKSIYTSYRNRSMHHVIRSRSASSGLCCIKIKDLVSKGLYDQTLQLYKDELHSYGLLHANTSILPSIIKACSSHHGHGLQLHCMALKSGSNSDSVVSNSLISMYAKLALVGAARRVFDEMPERDTITWNSMINCYIQNGHLAKALDVLKQMYLNGFTLKAELIASIISVCARTRKFRLGRQIHGLLVVHDEIEESVFLSTALLDLYMRCHETLMAFHVFCHMQVKNEVSWTAMISGCIANRSYGMAMHCFREMQVEGLKPNRVTMLAILPACAELGDIGHGKEIHAYTFRHGFESDHHCSAALIHMYCKRGKELRPAKLIFDKVSLKDVVMWSLMIGSYSQCGDFVKALQLFSQMRAQGIDPNSVTLLALISACTTLSSLQIGCGIHSYVLKSGLNSDIFIGNALINMYAKCGCLTDSHEIFKEMPSIDSVSWSTMIESYGLHGRGNEALKLFLEMQDRGIEPDAVAFLSVLSACNHAGLVEEGKKIFKLMREDSKITVSLEHYACYINLLGKFGKLEDACEIVRSMPMKPSSRIWSSLVTACKVHGRLEIAESLAHHLVRKEPQNAANYALLSMVHAEAGNWLGVEEVRRVMRVHRLRKCYGFSRI, encoded by the coding sequence ATGAAATCAATATACACAAGCTACAGAAACAGGAGTATGCATCATGTGATCAGGAGTCGGTCCGCGTCTTCTGGCCTTTGCTGCATCAAAATCAAAGACTTGGTCTCTAAAGGATTATATGATCAAACCCTTCAACTTTACAAAGACGAGCTCCATTCTTATGGCCTCCTCCACGCAAACACCTCCATCCTTCCTTCAATCATCAAAGCATGCTCCTCCCACCATGGGCATGGGCTTCAACTTCACTGCATGGCTCTCAAGTCAGGCTCCAACTCAGACTCCGTTGTATCCAATTCTCTCATCTCCATGTATGCCAAACTCGCACTTGTTGGAGCAGCACGCcgggtgtttgatgaaatgcctgAAAGAGACACCATCACCTGGAATTCCATGATAAATTGCTACATACAAAATGGGCATCTTGCAAAAGCACTTGATGTGCTTAAACAAATGTATTTGAATGGTTTTACACTGAAAGCGGAGTTGATTGCCAGCATCATATCAGTTTGTGCAAGGACAAGAAAGTTTAGACTAGGGAGACAGATTCATGGCCTCCTTGTTGTCCATGACGAGATTGAAGAGTCGGTGTTCTTGTCAACGGCTCTGCTTGATTTGTATATGAGgtgtcacgaaactttgatggCCTTCCATGTTTTCTGTCACATGCAAGTGAAAAATGAAGTCTCTTGGACTGCCATGATTTCGGGATGCATTGCTAATCGCAGCTATGGGATGGCAATGCATTGCTTCCGGGAAATGCAGGTTGAAGGATTGAAACCCAATCGAGTCACTATGCTTGCCATTTTACCAGCTTGTGCCGAGTTGGGAGACATAGGACATGGGAAGGAAATTCATGCCTACACTTTTCGTCATGGGTTTGAATCAGATCACCATTGCTCAGCAGCTCTCATACACATGTACTGCAAGCGCGGGAAAGAATTGCGTCCTGCCAAGCTAATTTTCGACAAGGTATCTCTTAAAGATGTTGTTATGTGGAGTTTGATGATTGGGAGTTATTCTCAATGTGGGGATTTCGTGAAAGCTTTGCAACTTTTTAGTCAAATGCGAGCTCAAGGAATTGATCCAAACTCTGTAACGTTACTGGCCCTCATTTCCGCCTGCACCACACTTTCTTCTCTACAGATCGGATGTGGAATCCATAGCTATGTCTTGAAATCTGGGTTAAATTCTGACATTTTCATTGGGAATGCACTTATCAATATGTATGCAAAGTGTGGTTGTCTCACGGATTCACATGAAATTTTCAAGGAGATGCCAAGTATAGATTCTGTCTCCTGGAGCACAATGATTGAGAGCTATGGCCTTCATGGTCGTGGTAATGAAGCTTTGAAACTCTTTCTTGAGATGCAAGATAGAGGGATAGAGCCTGATGCGGTCGCTTTCCTCTCAGTTTTATCTGCTTGTAACCATGCTGGCCTGGTGGAAGAAGGCAAGAAGATCTTTAAACTTATGAGAGAAGATAGTAAAATAACTGTATCTTTAGAGCATTATGCTTGCTATATTAATCTTCTTGGAAAGTTTGGAAAGCTCGAAGATGCTTGTGAGATTGTACGATCAATGCCCATGAAACCAAGTAGTAGAATTTGGAGTTCTTTGGTTACAGCTTGCAAGGTTCACGGAAGGTTAGAAATAGCAGAATCCTTGGCGCATCATCTTGTTAGAAAGGAGCCTCAGAACGCTGCCAACTATGCCTTACTGAGCATGGTTCATGCTGAAGCTGGTAACTGGCTTGGCGTGGAGGAGGTGAGGAGAGTCATGAGAGTACACAGATTAAGGAAATGCTACGGATTCAGCAGAATTTAG
- the LOC112197054 gene encoding serine/threonine-protein kinase STY13: protein MLEGGAKFTGIIGLNNNDNNYYDLSQVFYHKLHEGEGEGTNMSIDSMQTSVDGGSVAMSIDNSSVASNTNDSHTRILNHQGLRRRTNDNYSVAQSVNRGRVTHALSDDQLACALMDSNSVTEGLENYEAWTIDLRKLNMGDAFAQGAFGKLYRGTYNGEDVAIKILERPENDPEKAQIMEQQFQQEVKMLATLKHPNIVRFIGGCRKPMVWCIVTEYAKGGSVRQFLMRRQSRSVPLKLAVKQALDVARGMAYVHGLGLIHRDLKSDNLLIFSDKSIKIADFGVARIEVQTEGMTPETGTYRWMAPEMIQHRPYTQKVDVYSFGIVLWELITGMLPFSKMTAVQAAFAVVNKGVRPIIPADCLTVLGEIMTRCWDPNPDARPPFTDVVRMLESAETEIMTTVRKARFRCCMTQPMTAD, encoded by the exons ATGATTTGTCTCAAGTCTTTTACCACAAACTCCATGAGGGTGAGGGTGAGGGTACTAACATGTCCATTGACAGCATGCAAACTAGCGTTGATGGAGGCTCTGTCGCCATGTCTATAGATAACAGCAGCGTTGCTTCTAACACTAATGATTCCCACACACGAATCTTGAACCACCAAGGCCTGCGCCGACGCACAAATGACAACTACTCTGTTGCACAAAGTGTTAATCGCGGAAGAGTCACCCATGCACTCAGTGATGATCAGCTTGCCTGTGCTCTAATGGACAGCAATTCCGTCACAGAGGGGCTTGAGAATTATGAGGCCTGGACAATTGACTTAAGAAAGCTAAACATGGGTGACGCTTTTGCACAAGGTGCTTTTGGGAAGCTATACAGAGGTACTTACAACGGAGAGGATGTTGCTATCAAAATTTTGGAGAGGCCTGAGAATGACCCAGAAAAGGCTCAGATAATGGAGCAACAGTTTCAACAGGAAGTCAAGATGTTGGCTACGTTGAAGCATCCAAACATAGTTCGTTTTATTGGTGGCTGCCGTAAACCGATGGTTTGGTGCATTGTAACAGAGTATGCTAAGGGTGGTTCAGTACGGCAATTCTTGATGAGGCGGCAGAGCCGATCAGTTCCGTTGAAGTTAGCAGTCAAGCAAGCTCTGGATGTTGCAAGGGGGATGGCATATGTTCATGGGCTCGGCCTGATTCACAGGGACTTGAAATCTGACAACCTTTTGATTTTTTCAGACAAATCAATTAAAATAGCTGATTTTGGGGTTGCCCGTATTGAGGTGCAGACGGAAGGAATGACACCAGAGACAGGGACATACCGCTGGATGGCTCC GGAGATGATCCAGCATCGGCCGTACACTCAGAAAGTTGATGTTTACAGCTTTGGGATTGTTCTTTGGGAACTTATCACAGGGATGCTTCCGTTCTCGAAAATGACAGCAGTGCAGGCAGCATTTGCAGTTGTCAATAAGGGTGTCCGTCCTATCATTCCTGCTGACTGCTTAACTGTTCTTGGTGAGATAATGACGAGATGCTGGGATCCCAACCCTGATGCCAGGCCACCCTTCACTGATGTGGTAAGAATGCTCGAGAGTGCAGAGACAGAGATCATGACAACCGTTCGGAAGGCTCGTTTCAGGTGTTGCATGACCCAACCAATGACAGCCGACTGA